A genomic window from Solanum stenotomum isolate F172 chromosome 10, ASM1918654v1, whole genome shotgun sequence includes:
- the LOC125841816 gene encoding pentatricopeptide repeat-containing protein At3g29230-like: MAVRFKHSKQSLSLSSEYVNKFIKTQINLSKPTPKLWSDHDDAQSFDPYNNGVHSTLTLSHPILRILDSCTPKLRQFNQVHAQLIVSGIFQHPLAAGRVMMKLCSSQSTFSHAVKIFENLEYPDAFICNTVMKCYVNFDDPEKGLVFYSDQMVKNGIFQNHYTFPILVKACADLGRVREGEMVHAHVVKCGFELDLYTRNVLIHMYSVCCRIHDARKVFDLSSDSDLVTWNTMIDGYVKNGEVNLARYVFDVMPERDVFSWNSMLSGYAGIRDMEAAKLLFQEMPSRDTVSWNCLLDGYARTGNVVATRALFEQMDYPNVVSWTTLMALYVRLKDYTGCLGLFDIMMQGRDIQPNEAILMSVLTACAHLGRLDRGKWIHSYIRYSGKVKPDMLLSTALLTMYAKCGEMELAKEVFAEMPEKSVVSWNSMIMGYGTHGHGEEALETFLEMEKSGVRPNGATFICVLSACTHSGMVLEGWWYFDVMTRVYRIEPKVEHYGCMIDLLGRAGLMRDSEDLIKNMPMDSGPALWGALLSACKTHSNLELGEIVAKRLIERDPEDIGSYVLLSNIYAAQERWDDVEKVRKIMVVNGIRKEAGSSLVQFANSDMWCFPENVSVHKRMMMSSMLSEMGAQIKCQIET; encoded by the coding sequence ATGGCGGTTAGATTCAAACATTCGAAGCAGTCTCTCTCCCTTTCTTCAGAATACGTTAACAAGTTCATCAAAACCCAAATTAACCTTTCAAAACCCACTCCAAAACTCTGGTCTGATCATGATGATGCTCAATCTTTTGACCCATACAACAATGGTGTACATAGTACATTGACATTGAGCCACCCCATTTTGCGAATTTTAGATTCTTGCACCCCGAAATTGAGACAATTTAATCAAGTACATGCCCAGCTCATTGTTTCAGGTATCTTTCAACACCCTTTAGCTGCAGGTCGAGTTATGATGAAACTTTGCTCTTCACAATCCACTTTTTCTCATGCTGTAAAGATTTTTGAGAATCTTGAATACCCAGatgcttttatttgtaataCAGTTATGAAATGTTATGTGAATTTCGATGACCCGGAAAAGGGTTTGGTGTTTTACTCTGATCAGATGGTTAAAAATGGGATCTTTCAGAATCATTATACGTTTCCTATATTGGTCAAGGCTTGTGCTGATTTGGGTAGGGTAAGAGAAGGGGAAATGGTTCATGCCCATGTAGTGAAATGTGGGTTTGAGTTGGATTTGTATACTAGGAATGTTTTGATTCATATGTATTCAGTGTGTTGTCGGATTCATGATGCAAGGAAGGTGTTTGATTTAAGTTCTGACTCAGATTTGGTGACTTGGAACACAATGATTGACGGGTACGTGAAAAATGGAGAAGTGAATCTTGCGCGTTATGTTTTTGATGTAATGCCTGAAAGGGATGTTTTTAGCTGGAATTCCATGTTATCTGGATATGCGGGGATCAGAGATATGGAGGCTGCAAAGTTGCTGTTCCAGGAGATGCCTTCGAGGGATACTGTTTCTTGGAATTGTTTGCTTGATGGATATGCTAGGACTGGAAATGTAGTAGCTACCCGAGCTCTGTTTGAGCAGATGGATTATCCGAATGTAGTTTCTTGGACTACTTTAATGGCTCTTTATGTGCGGTTGAAGGACTATACGGGATGTTTGGGATTGTTTGATATAATGATGCAAGGAAGAGATATTCAGCCAAATGAGGCTATCCTCATGAGTGTTTTGACTGCTTGTGCACATTTAGGGAGACTTGATCGAGGAAAGTGGATACATTCATATATAAGATACAGTGGGAAGGTTAAGCCTGACATGTTGCTTTCGACTGCCCTATTGACAATGTATGCTAAGTGCGGTGAGATGGAGTTGGCGAAAGAGGTATTTGCTGAGATGCCAGAAAAAAGTGTCGTCTCGTGGAACTCTATGATCATGGGTTATGGAACTCACGGGCATGGCGAGGAAGCACTTGAAACATTCTTGGAGATGGAAAAAAGTGGAGTGAGGCCTAATGGTGCTACGTTCATTTGTGTTTTAAGTGCATGTACTCATTCAGGGATGGTATTAGAGGGATGGTGGTATTTTGATGTGATGACTAGAGTTTATAGAATAGAGCCTAAAGTTGAGCACTACGGCTGCATGATTGATCTTCTTGGGCGGGCTGGTTTGATGAGAGATTCTGAAGACCTCATCAAGAATATGCCTATGGACTCCGGACCCGCATTATGGGGAGCTTTGCTTTCAGCTTGCAAGACCCACTCAAATCTGGAACTTGGTGAGATCGTCGCCAAGAGATTAATTGAGAGGGATCCAGAGGATATTGGATCCTATGTGCTTCTTTCCAACATATATGCTGCACAAGAGAGATGGGATGACGTGGAGAaggtaagaaaaataatggttgTAAACGGAATTAGGAAGGAAGCAGGATCTAGCCTAGTCCAATTTGCAAACTCGGACATGTGGTGTTTTCCAGAAAATGTTTCAGTACACAAGAGAATGATGATGTCTTCCATGTTGAGTGAGATGGGAGCTCAGATCAAATGTCAGATTGAAACGTGA